The Flavobacterium jumunjinense genome includes a region encoding these proteins:
- a CDS encoding T9SS type B sorting domain-containing protein translates to MRHFLIIIIFLSFQNGFTQNIIVDETYTAQQLVEDILLNGGCAAVTNVVVSGGNYTSGEKTYGYFNSNGSSFPMNEGVILSTGKIINAPGPNNSLLDDGGDINWPGDNDLNTALNLSNSFNATVLEFDFIPQGSKISFEFLLSSEQYLTNPSSNQCNFTDGFAFLLKEVGATNYQNLALVPGTTIPIKVNTVRGSGTICPPANEQYFDAFNGSNYPTNFNGQTKTLTAESNVIAGNQYHIKLVIADEGNHRYDSAIFLKGGSFNTNITLGDDRTVTGNNPVCNGELPYTLDTNTSGNHKWFLNGIELIGETNSTLTITSPQDGEYSVEIIIPGCTPNATDSITIEFAPDLVTNPTPFTECDGDSVQDGIHTFDLSLIIPEIYLNLPSNYQVELFESTTATVPLPLSYQNTTPNQQIIYARITNIPNCYSTINTPITLRVNTFSNIILDETKSICENTNIILTADNGFPSYSWNTTPIQNTQSITVNASGTYSVTITNALGCKKIKTFTVVDSQIATITTIIINDFEENNTATISYTGNSDYEFSLNEINYQNSNVFNNLSAGEYTVYVKDKNGCGIVSESFYILDYPKFFTPNGDGYNDSWQIKNLNKRGLENSKIYIFDRYGKLLKQINPQGEGWNGNFNNAQLPSEDYWFVLELSNGKTVKNHFSLKR, encoded by the coding sequence ATGAGACATTTTTTAATCATTATTATATTTTTATCATTCCAAAATGGTTTTACACAAAACATAATAGTAGATGAAACCTACACTGCACAACAACTTGTGGAAGACATACTTCTAAACGGTGGTTGTGCAGCTGTTACCAATGTAGTAGTATCTGGCGGGAATTATACTTCTGGAGAAAAAACATATGGTTATTTTAACAGTAATGGCTCTTCGTTTCCAATGAATGAAGGAGTCATTTTAAGTACAGGAAAGATTATTAATGCTCCTGGTCCAAACAACAGTTTATTAGATGATGGTGGAGATATTAATTGGCCCGGAGACAATGATTTAAATACAGCTTTAAACTTATCAAATAGTTTTAACGCAACAGTTTTGGAGTTTGATTTTATTCCACAAGGTTCAAAAATTAGCTTTGAATTTCTTTTATCCTCCGAGCAATATTTAACCAATCCTAGTTCTAATCAATGTAATTTCACTGATGGTTTTGCTTTTCTTTTAAAGGAAGTTGGAGCAACCAACTATCAAAATTTAGCATTAGTTCCTGGAACAACAATACCAATAAAAGTGAATACTGTTCGCGGATCTGGAACCATTTGTCCACCTGCAAATGAACAATATTTTGATGCCTTTAATGGTAGTAATTACCCAACAAACTTTAACGGTCAAACAAAAACATTAACCGCTGAATCTAATGTGATTGCTGGAAACCAATATCATATAAAACTAGTGATTGCAGATGAAGGAAACCATCGTTATGATTCTGCAATTTTCTTAAAAGGAGGCAGTTTCAATACTAACATAACCTTAGGTGATGATAGAACTGTGACAGGAAATAATCCAGTTTGTAATGGAGAACTTCCATATACTTTAGACACCAATACAAGCGGAAATCATAAGTGGTTTTTAAACGGAATTGAATTAATTGGAGAAACAAATTCAACATTAACAATAACATCACCTCAAGATGGTGAATATTCAGTAGAAATAATCATTCCTGGCTGTACACCGAATGCGACCGATTCAATAACGATTGAATTTGCTCCCGATTTAGTCACCAATCCTACACCTTTTACGGAGTGTGACGGAGATAGTGTTCAAGACGGAATACATACTTTTGATTTATCTCTAATTATACCTGAAATCTATTTAAATTTACCATCAAACTATCAGGTAGAATTATTTGAAAGTACAACAGCAACAGTTCCTTTACCGCTCTCCTATCAAAACACAACACCTAATCAGCAAATTATATATGCACGAATAACAAATATTCCAAATTGTTATTCTACAATAAATACCCCAATAACATTAAGAGTAAATACTTTTAGTAACATTATTCTAGATGAAACAAAAAGTATCTGTGAGAACACAAATATCATTCTAACAGCCGATAATGGTTTCCCATCTTATTCTTGGAACACAACACCAATTCAAAACACTCAAAGTATTACTGTAAACGCTTCTGGTACATATTCAGTAACTATTACAAATGCTCTTGGTTGTAAAAAAATTAAGACTTTTACTGTTGTAGATTCACAAATAGCTACAATTACTACCATTATAATTAATGATTTTGAAGAAAACAATACAGCTACAATTAGTTATACTGGAAATAGTGATTATGAATTTTCATTAAACGAAATAAACTATCAAAACAGTAATGTATTCAATAATCTTTCCGCTGGTGAATATACCGTTTATGTTAAAGATAAAAACGGATGTGGAATAGTTTCGGAATCATTCTATATCTTAGATTATCCAAAGTTTTTCACTCCAAATGGCGATGGTTATAATGACAGTTGGCAAATTAAAAATCTAAATAAAAGAGGGTTAGAAAATAGTAAAATATACATTTTTGATCGTTATGGAAAATTATTAAAACAAATAAATCCGCAAGGAGAAGGCTGGAACGGAAATTTCAACAACGCTCAGTTACCTTCCGAAGATTATTGGTTTGTCTTAGAATTATCAAACGGAAAAACAGTAAAAAATCATTTTTCGCTTAAACGGTAA
- a CDS encoding ABC transporter permease codes for MKRLLSIEFQKLYKNRASKFLIATYFVLLSFIALIASIKFEIGTFRLHIAEQGIFNFPFIWHFNTFMASIFKLFLAIVIVSMMANEYSYGTLKQNLIDGLSKKEFIISKFLMVIVFAFASTAFIFILSLILGYSFSSYTELSIVFSDLEYLLAYFVKLIGFFSFCLFLGILIKRSAFALGFLLVWYIFENIVSGLLRWQIFPRTDIYQSIDQFFPLEAMSNLIKAPFTRLSAIKNIETTISGEEIVRDFGVHSGEILIVLIWTLIFIYLSFWIVKKRDL; via the coding sequence ATGAAACGATTACTCTCAATAGAATTTCAAAAATTATATAAAAACAGAGCTAGTAAGTTTTTAATTGCAACCTACTTTGTTCTCTTATCCTTTATTGCATTAATTGCTTCTATTAAATTTGAAATTGGAACCTTTAGACTACATATTGCTGAACAAGGAATTTTTAATTTCCCATTTATATGGCATTTCAACACTTTCATGGCTTCTATTTTTAAATTATTTCTGGCAATTGTAATTGTCTCAATGATGGCCAATGAATACAGTTATGGTACTTTAAAACAAAATTTAATTGATGGCTTAAGTAAAAAAGAATTTATAATATCTAAGTTTTTAATGGTAATTGTTTTCGCATTTGCATCAACTGCCTTTATCTTTATTTTATCCTTAATTCTAGGATATTCGTTCTCTTCTTATACAGAATTATCAATAGTTTTCTCAGATTTAGAATACCTTTTAGCTTATTTTGTAAAGCTTATTGGATTTTTCTCTTTTTGCCTTTTCCTAGGTATTTTAATCAAGAGAAGTGCTTTTGCATTAGGTTTTCTTTTAGTATGGTATATTTTTGAAAACATTGTTAGTGGCCTTTTAAGATGGCAAATATTTCCACGAACTGATATTTATCAATCTATAGACCAATTTTTCCCTTTAGAAGCTATGAGTAATCTTATCAAAGCTCCTTTTACAAGATTATCTGCAATTAAAAACATTGAAACAACAATATCGGGAGAAGAAATTGTAAGAGATTTTGGAGTTCATTCTGGAGAAATTCTAATTGTTCTAATTTGGACATTGATATTTATATATTTATCATTTTGGATAGTTAAAAAAAGAGATTTATAG
- a CDS encoding ABC transporter ATP-binding protein, giving the protein METILTIKNLDKVYNKKVHAVKNVSFEIYKGNVYGILGPNGSGKSTTLGIVLNVVNKTSGEYQWFNGNLETHDALKKVGAIIERPNFYPYMTAEENLKLVCKIKSIPLTKVYEKLELVGLLDRKDSKFRTFSLGMKQRLAIASALLNDPEILILDEPTNGLDPQGIRQIRDLIKIIASQGTTILLASHLLDEVEKVCSHVVVLRHGEMLYQGSVDGMLSTEGFFELKSENLNLLKEKLTQHVAVENILQEEDKLVVHLKENLEAKDLNEYLFKNGIILQHLVKRKNSLEEQFLELTKNK; this is encoded by the coding sequence TTGGAAACTATACTAACAATTAAAAACCTTGACAAAGTTTACAATAAAAAAGTACACGCTGTAAAAAATGTGTCTTTCGAAATTTATAAAGGAAATGTTTATGGAATTTTAGGACCAAATGGTTCTGGAAAATCAACTACCTTAGGAATTGTACTCAATGTTGTTAACAAAACTTCTGGTGAATACCAATGGTTTAATGGAAATCTAGAAACACATGATGCACTTAAAAAAGTAGGTGCAATTATTGAACGTCCAAATTTCTATCCCTACATGACGGCTGAAGAAAACCTGAAGTTAGTTTGTAAAATTAAAAGTATTCCACTTACCAAAGTATATGAAAAACTAGAATTAGTTGGCTTATTAGACCGTAAAGACAGTAAGTTTAGAACTTTTTCACTAGGAATGAAACAACGTTTAGCCATTGCTTCTGCTCTATTAAACGACCCGGAAATTCTAATTTTAGACGAACCAACAAACGGGCTAGATCCACAAGGAATTAGACAAATTAGAGACCTTATAAAAATAATTGCTTCGCAAGGAACTACTATATTATTAGCTTCACATCTTTTAGACGAGGTTGAAAAAGTATGTAGTCATGTAGTTGTTTTAAGACATGGAGAAATGCTATATCAAGGCTCAGTTGACGGAATGCTTTCTACTGAAGGTTTTTTCGAACTTAAATCCGAAAACCTAAATTTGTTAAAAGAAAAATTAACACAACATGTTGCTGTAGAAAACATATTGCAAGAAGAAGACAAATTAGTAGTACATCTAAAAGAAAATTTAGAAGCTAAAGACTTAAATGAATATTTGTTTAAAAACGGAATTATACTACAACATCTTGTTAAACGAAAAAATAGTCTTGAAGAACAATTCCTTGAACTAACAAAAAACAAATAA
- a CDS encoding DUF1328 domain-containing protein → MLRWTVTFIILAIVAGIFGFSGIAAGAASIAKILFFVFIVLFILSLINGKRKF, encoded by the coding sequence ATGTTAAGATGGACAGTTACATTTATTATTTTAGCAATAGTTGCTGGAATTTTCGGATTTAGTGGAATTGCAGCTGGAGCAGCTAGTATTGCAAAAATACTTTTCTTTGTTTTTATTGTACTTTTTATACTATCTCTCATCAATGGAAAAAGAAAATTTTAA
- a CDS encoding TIGR02757 family protein, giving the protein MTQTELKEFLDEKVVLYNNPDFITSDPIQIPHLYSLKEDIEISGFLAATIAWGNRKMIINNAKKLMDIMGNSPYDFVMSHSENDLEKLENFVHRTFNSIDAVTFIKSLQNIYKNHNGLENVLSKNIKNNSTQKSISEFKKVFFEIPHQQRTTKHISDPLNNSAAKRINMYLRWMVRNDKKGVDFGIWKSIPTSSLSCPLDVHSGNMARKLGLLSRKQNDAKALLELDTNLRLLDSNDPVKYDFALFGLGVFEKF; this is encoded by the coding sequence ATGACTCAAACTGAACTAAAAGAATTTTTAGACGAAAAAGTAGTATTATACAACAATCCCGATTTCATAACATCCGATCCAATACAAATTCCACATCTATACTCATTAAAAGAAGATATCGAGATTTCTGGTTTTCTAGCTGCAACAATAGCTTGGGGAAATAGAAAAATGATTATCAACAATGCAAAAAAATTAATGGATATCATGGGAAACTCTCCATATGATTTTGTCATGTCCCATTCTGAAAATGATTTAGAAAAACTAGAAAATTTCGTTCATAGAACTTTTAATAGTATTGATGCCGTTACTTTTATAAAATCGTTACAGAATATTTATAAAAACCATAATGGTTTAGAAAACGTTCTTTCAAAAAACATAAAAAACAATTCTACTCAAAAAAGTATTTCTGAGTTTAAAAAAGTCTTTTTTGAAATTCCTCATCAACAAAGAACTACAAAACATATATCAGATCCTCTTAATAATTCTGCAGCAAAAAGGATCAACATGTACCTTCGTTGGATGGTTAGAAATGACAAAAAAGGTGTGGATTTCGGCATTTGGAAATCCATCCCAACTTCTTCCCTTTCTTGCCCACTAGATGTTCATTCTGGAAATATGGCACGAAAACTTGGGCTTCTTTCTCGAAAACAAAATGATGCAAAAGCACTTTTAGAACTCGATACCAACCTACGTTTATTAGATAGCAATGATCCTGTAAAGTATGATTTTGCTCTATTTGGATTGGGCGTTTTTGAAAAATTTTAA
- a CDS encoding ABC transporter ATP-binding protein yields MIKATNLHKYYDTLHVLKGVNLHIKKGEIVSIVGASGAGKTTLLQILGTLDKLSKTENSSLEINNVDVTDLNDKSLSNFRNKHLGFIFQFHQLLPEFTALENVYLPGLIAKRNKKELEEEATKLLEYLGLSNRIHHKPGELSGGEQQRVAVARALINKPAVIFADEPSGNLDKATAENLHQLFFKLRDEFGQTFVIVTHNEDLANMADRKLVMVDGKIVSDN; encoded by the coding sequence ATGATAAAAGCAACTAATTTACACAAGTACTATGACACTTTACACGTTTTAAAAGGTGTTAATCTACATATTAAAAAAGGAGAAATTGTTTCTATTGTTGGAGCATCAGGTGCTGGAAAAACAACATTATTACAGATTCTAGGAACTTTAGACAAATTATCTAAAACAGAAAATTCATCTTTAGAAATTAATAATGTAGATGTAACAGATTTGAACGACAAAAGTTTATCTAATTTTAGAAATAAGCATTTAGGTTTCATTTTTCAATTTCATCAATTACTACCAGAATTTACAGCATTAGAAAATGTATACCTTCCTGGTTTAATAGCAAAAAGAAATAAAAAAGAATTAGAAGAAGAAGCAACTAAGCTATTAGAATATTTAGGTTTATCAAATAGAATACACCACAAACCAGGAGAACTTTCTGGTGGAGAACAACAACGGGTAGCAGTAGCAAGAGCATTAATCAATAAACCAGCAGTTATTTTTGCCGACGAACCTTCTGGAAACTTAGATAAAGCCACAGCAGAAAACTTACATCAGTTATTTTTTAAGCTTAGAGATGAGTTTGGACAAACCTTTGTAATTGTTACTCATAATGAAGATTTAGCCAACATGGCTGATCGGAAATTAGTTATGGTTGACGGAAAAATTGTTTCAGATAATTAA
- the folE gene encoding GTP cyclohydrolase I FolE, whose product MNTTIKKEIFDAIGDNHQMTSAETPLRKDAFEKTDEAKMQVIEEHFEIIMKELGLDLTDDSLKGTPHRVAKMFVKEIFSGLNPANKPKISVFDNSYHYDKMLVEANISFNSTCEHHFLPIVGKAHVGYVSSGKVIGLSKLNRIVDYYARRPQVQERMIMQIFNELKTVLDTENVMVVVEATHLCVSSRGIKDESSYTSTLQYGGVFNQKEFRDDFYKLIKKD is encoded by the coding sequence ATGAATACAACTATTAAAAAAGAAATATTTGATGCTATAGGAGATAATCATCAAATGACGTCAGCAGAAACTCCGCTTAGAAAGGATGCTTTTGAAAAAACGGATGAAGCTAAAATGCAAGTGATTGAGGAACATTTTGAAATTATCATGAAAGAGTTAGGTTTGGATCTTACAGATGATAGTTTGAAAGGAACTCCACACAGAGTTGCAAAAATGTTTGTTAAAGAAATTTTTTCAGGTTTAAATCCTGCCAATAAGCCTAAAATATCAGTTTTTGATAATTCTTATCACTATGATAAAATGCTTGTTGAAGCAAATATTAGCTTTAATTCTACTTGTGAGCATCATTTTTTGCCTATAGTTGGAAAAGCACATGTTGGATATGTTTCTTCAGGAAAAGTTATAGGATTGTCTAAATTAAATAGAATTGTTGATTATTATGCAAGAAGACCACAAGTTCAAGAGCGCATGATTATGCAAATTTTTAATGAATTGAAAACTGTTTTAGATACTGAAAACGTTATGGTTGTTGTTGAAGCGACTCATCTTTGTGTTTCGAGTAGGGGAATTAAAGATGAAAGTAGTTATACTTCAACTTTACAATATGGAGGAGTGTTTAATCAAAAAGAATTTAGAGATGATTTTTATAAGTTAATTAAAAAAGATTAA
- a CDS encoding DUF6787 family protein, whose protein sequence is MNKLKERWNVTSNIQLTIIFIVFAITGSTAAYLSKPVTSLLGVTKENLHWSLYWPLRIMILFPIYQIMLVIIGALFGQFKFFWEFEKKMLFRMKLGFIADYVDQKLK, encoded by the coding sequence ATGAATAAATTAAAAGAACGCTGGAACGTTACAAGTAATATACAACTAACAATTATATTCATAGTTTTTGCAATTACAGGTTCAACTGCTGCATATCTTTCAAAACCGGTAACATCATTATTAGGTGTTACAAAAGAAAATCTACATTGGTCTTTATATTGGCCGTTACGAATAATGATCTTATTTCCTATTTATCAAATTATGCTTGTTATAATTGGAGCACTATTTGGTCAATTTAAGTTCTTTTGGGAATTCGAAAAGAAAATGTTATTTAGAATGAAACTAGGTTTTATAGCTGACTATGTTGATCAAAAACTAAAATAA
- a CDS encoding DUF6146 family protein, protein MRLYISIIVCIIGITISCNSTKNFSTNEDPKLVSDTVTIANEEIEYEITIIDGGFTSWFNTNSRPRSFYSQTYLEARNRVWVLEWNIRANSPMNYNSNLYEMQIDYNSYTDYGYEVNYMLYNYLLYFQQRHNQKLGVFSARL, encoded by the coding sequence ATGAGATTATACATATCCATAATAGTATGCATCATTGGAATTACAATCTCTTGTAATTCTACAAAAAACTTTTCTACAAATGAAGATCCAAAACTAGTAAGCGACACTGTAACCATTGCCAATGAAGAAATTGAATACGAAATAACTATTATAGATGGTGGCTTTACTTCTTGGTTTAACACCAATTCTAGACCGCGATCTTTTTACTCTCAAACCTATCTTGAAGCTAGAAATAGAGTTTGGGTTTTAGAATGGAATATTAGAGCAAATTCCCCTATGAACTACAATAGTAATCTCTATGAAATGCAAATAGACTATAATAGTTATACTGATTATGGTTATGAAGTGAATTATATGCTCTATAATTATCTCCTCTATTTTCAACAGAGACACAATCAGAAATTAGGCGTTTTTTCAGCAAGACTATAA
- a CDS encoding DUF937 domain-containing protein → MSGILDLLNSDMGKQLIGNITEKTGINASQATSVVSSGLPAILGAMKDNVTSGDGAAGLLGALNGGKHDGSILDNLGGFFNSGDFSDGSKILGHVLGNKQDTVVNNISQNSGVDSGIISKILPMLTPIIMGYLGKQTKSNGVSDGAGLGGLLGGLLSGTDGGSSILTSVLDQNGDGKLDISDAMSALSGKKKGGLGGLLGGLFGKK, encoded by the coding sequence ATGTCTGGAATTTTAGATTTATTAAACAGTGATATGGGTAAACAACTCATAGGAAATATTACAGAAAAAACGGGAATAAATGCTTCCCAAGCAACAAGTGTTGTTTCATCAGGTCTTCCTGCTATATTAGGAGCTATGAAAGATAACGTAACCTCTGGTGACGGGGCCGCAGGTCTTTTAGGTGCCTTAAACGGTGGAAAGCATGACGGTAGCATACTTGACAATTTAGGAGGTTTTTTTAATAGTGGTGATTTTTCTGATGGATCTAAAATATTAGGACACGTTTTAGGAAACAAACAAGACACCGTTGTAAACAACATTAGTCAAAATAGTGGTGTAGATTCTGGAATTATTTCAAAAATTCTACCTATGCTTACTCCTATTATCATGGGATATTTAGGGAAACAAACTAAAAGCAATGGTGTTTCTGATGGTGCTGGTCTTGGTGGACTTTTAGGAGGCCTACTAAGCGGAACAGATGGAGGAAGCTCTATTTTAACTTCTGTATTAGACCAAAACGGAGATGGTAAGCTCGATATTAGCGATGCAATGTCGGCTTTAAGTGGAAAGAAAAAAGGAGGTCTTGGAGGACTTTTAGGAGGGCTATTTGGAAAAAAATAA
- a CDS encoding D-2-hydroxyacid dehydrogenase, protein MKVLANDGVSKKGIKALEKAGFEVITTKVAQEQVASFINTHDVKVILVRSATKVKKDIIDACPGLKIIGRGGVGMDNIDVDYARQQGIHVINTPAASSESVAELVFAHLFSGVRFLYDSNRVMPLEGDTNFNGLKKAYANGIELKGKTLGIIGFGRIGQAVAKIALGLGMKVIASDKYVGEAIIRVDFYNGQFINVDIKTEPMEDLLKHSDFITLHVPSQKGYIIGRDELKLMKDNVGIVNAARGGVIDEVALIEALDEDRVLFAGLDVFEEEPTPAMRVLMHPKVSLTPHIGAATFEAQDRIGTELAEQIISLLKNN, encoded by the coding sequence ATGAAAGTATTAGCTAATGACGGTGTTTCTAAAAAAGGTATAAAAGCTCTAGAAAAAGCTGGTTTTGAAGTAATAACAACAAAAGTAGCTCAAGAACAAGTTGCCAGTTTTATTAATACTCACGATGTTAAAGTAATTTTAGTACGAAGTGCTACAAAAGTAAAAAAAGATATTATCGACGCTTGTCCAGGATTAAAAATCATAGGACGTGGTGGTGTTGGAATGGACAATATTGATGTTGATTATGCACGTCAACAAGGAATTCATGTCATCAACACACCAGCTGCCTCAAGTGAAAGCGTTGCAGAGCTTGTTTTTGCACACTTATTTTCTGGTGTTCGTTTCCTTTATGACTCTAACCGAGTAATGCCACTTGAAGGAGACACGAACTTTAATGGTTTGAAAAAAGCATATGCAAACGGTATTGAACTAAAAGGAAAAACCTTAGGTATAATTGGTTTTGGAAGAATTGGTCAAGCAGTTGCAAAAATTGCCTTAGGATTAGGAATGAAAGTTATTGCATCAGATAAATATGTAGGTGAAGCAATAATTAGAGTAGACTTTTATAATGGACAATTTATCAATGTTGATATTAAAACAGAGCCAATGGAAGATCTTTTAAAGCATTCCGATTTTATCACATTACATGTTCCTTCTCAAAAAGGTTATATTATTGGACGCGATGAATTAAAACTAATGAAAGATAATGTAGGTATTGTCAATGCAGCTCGCGGAGGTGTAATAGATGAAGTTGCCTTAATTGAAGCTTTAGATGAAGATAGAGTTCTATTTGCTGGTTTAGATGTTTTTGAAGAAGAACCAACTCCTGCAATGCGCGTTTTAATGCACCCAAAAGTATCATTAACGCCACATATTGGAGCAGCCACTTTCGAAGCACAAGATAGAATTGGCACAGAACTTGCAGAGCAGATTATAAGTTTATTGAAAAATAATTAA
- the serC gene encoding 3-phosphoserine/phosphohydroxythreonine transaminase, with protein sequence MKKHNYSAGPCILPQEVFEKAAQAVLNFNNSGLSILEISHRSKDFVAVMDEARALVLELLNLEGKGYQALFLQGGASLEFLRVPYNLMKESGKAAYLDTGTWANGAIKEAKAFGETVVVASSKDENYNHIPKGFTIPSDANYFHCTSNNTIFGTQIKDFPKTDIPLVCDMSSDIFSRTLDFSKFDIIYAGAQKNMGPAGTTLVVIKEEILGKTGRAIPNILNYQQHITKESMYNTPPVFAVYTSLLTLQWLKKLGGVPAIEKINEAKANLLYNEIDRNTLFNGVAVKEDRSIMNATFTLVNPEHQELFDTMWKEAGISGINGHRSVGGYRASMYNALPLESVQVLVDVMKELENKI encoded by the coding sequence ATGAAAAAACACAATTATAGCGCAGGACCTTGTATTTTACCTCAAGAAGTTTTTGAAAAAGCAGCACAAGCCGTTTTAAATTTTAACAACTCAGGACTTTCCATTCTAGAAATTTCCCATAGAAGTAAAGATTTTGTTGCTGTAATGGATGAAGCTAGAGCATTAGTACTTGAGTTATTAAACTTAGAAGGGAAAGGCTATCAAGCTTTATTTTTACAAGGAGGCGCAAGCTTAGAGTTTTTAAGAGTACCTTATAATTTAATGAAAGAAAGCGGAAAAGCAGCCTATTTAGATACAGGAACTTGGGCAAATGGAGCCATTAAAGAAGCTAAAGCGTTTGGAGAAACAGTTGTTGTTGCATCATCTAAAGATGAAAATTACAATCACATTCCAAAAGGATTCACAATTCCTTCTGATGCAAATTATTTTCATTGCACTTCAAATAATACAATTTTTGGAACTCAAATTAAAGATTTCCCTAAAACGGATATTCCTCTAGTTTGCGATATGAGTTCAGACATTTTTTCAAGAACATTAGATTTTTCAAAATTTGATATCATTTATGCTGGTGCACAGAAAAACATGGGGCCAGCTGGAACAACTTTAGTTGTAATTAAAGAAGAAATTTTAGGAAAAACAGGAAGAGCAATTCCTAATATCTTAAACTACCAACAACATATTACCAAGGAAAGTATGTATAATACTCCTCCTGTATTTGCAGTTTATACTTCATTACTAACACTACAATGGTTAAAAAAACTAGGAGGAGTTCCTGCAATTGAAAAAATAAATGAAGCAAAAGCTAATTTACTTTATAATGAAATTGACCGAAATACATTATTTAATGGTGTTGCTGTAAAAGAAGACAGAAGCATCATGAATGCTACTTTTACCCTTGTAAATCCAGAGCATCAAGAACTATTCGATACAATGTGGAAAGAAGCTGGAATTTCTGGAATTAATGGACATCGATCTGTTGGCGGTTATAGAGCATCAATGTATAATGCTTTGCCATTAGAAAGCGTACAAGTTTTAGTTGATGTAATGAAAGAACTAGAAAATAAAATTTAA
- a CDS encoding acyl-CoA reductase: MLQNEIKKSFTDLGLFLSQFQLDGFHVNTAVKNNDLFQEEFSKLIELSQSHNGWFTPENVHFAIQSWATALKEENLNKWLSPYKLEDCKPKTVGLVLAGNIPLVGFHDLLSVLIAGHKALIKTSSNDQYLVKFLIKYLISLDDRISERITLAEGKLEGFDAVIATGSNNTARYFEYYFKNKPNIIRKNRNSVAILTGEETKEELVELGDDVFRYFGLGCRNVSKLFIPEGYNFDNFFNAIFEFQEVVKYEKYANNYDYNKAVYLMSNFKLLDNGFLTLKEDTNFSSPISSVFYEYYTSIESLTNKLEKDKEKIQCIVSKNQILDSISFGETQKPNLWDYADNIDTLQFLINL, encoded by the coding sequence ATGTTACAAAATGAAATAAAAAAAAGTTTTACGGATTTAGGTCTATTTTTAAGTCAATTTCAACTAGACGGATTTCATGTAAACACCGCTGTTAAAAACAACGATTTATTTCAAGAAGAATTCAGTAAACTTATTGAACTATCTCAATCTCATAATGGTTGGTTTACGCCAGAAAATGTTCATTTTGCTATCCAATCTTGGGCTACTGCTTTAAAAGAAGAAAATCTAAATAAATGGTTATCACCTTATAAACTTGAAGACTGTAAGCCTAAAACTGTAGGCTTAGTACTCGCTGGAAACATTCCTCTTGTTGGCTTTCATGATTTATTATCTGTATTAATAGCTGGACACAAGGCCTTAATTAAAACATCATCAAATGATCAATATTTAGTTAAATTCTTAATCAAATATTTAATTTCTTTAGATGACAGAATTAGTGAAAGAATCACTTTAGCAGAAGGAAAATTAGAAGGTTTTGACGCTGTTATTGCTACTGGAAGTAATAATACAGCACGTTATTTTGAATATTACTTTAAAAACAAACCAAATATCATTAGAAAAAACAGGAATTCTGTAGCAATCCTTACTGGTGAAGAAACTAAAGAAGAATTAGTTGAATTAGGTGATGATGTTTTTAGATATTTTGGTTTGGGTTGTCGTAATGTTTCTAAACTTTTTATTCCAGAAGGCTATAATTTCGATAACTTTTTTAATGCTATTTTTGAGTTTCAAGAAGTTGTTAAATATGAAAAATATGCTAATAATTATGATTACAACAAAGCAGTTTATTTAATGAGTAATTTTAAATTACTTGATAATGGTTTTTTAACTCTAAAAGAAGACACCAACTTTTCTTCTCCAATTTCATCTGTTTTTTACGAATATTACACATCCATTGAATCGTTAACTAATAAACTAGAAAAAGATAAAGAAAAAATTCAATGTATTGTTTCAAAAAATCAAATTCTGGACAGTATTTCATTCGGTGAAACACAGAAACCAAACCTTTGGGATTACGCAGATAATATAGATACTTTGCAATTTTTAATCAATTTATAA